From a single Brassica napus cultivar Da-Ae chromosome C9, Da-Ae, whole genome shotgun sequence genomic region:
- the LOC106418386 gene encoding formate dehydrogenase, chloroplastic/mitochondrial translates to MAMRRITGAIRASCVSSSSSGYFARQFHASSGDSKKIVGVFYKANEYASKNPNFLGCVENALGIRNWLESQGHHYIVTDDKEGPNCELEKHIPDLHVLISTPFHPAYVTAERIKKAKNLQLLLTAGIGSDHIDLQAAAAAGLTVAEVTGSNVVSVAEDELMRILILMRNFVPGYNQVVNGEWNVAGIAYRAYDLEGKTVGTVGAGRIGKLLLQRLKPFGCNLLYHDRLQMGPEMEKETGAKYVESLDEMLPKCDVVVVNTPLTEKTRGMFNKEMIGKMKKGVLIVNNARGAIMDRQAVVEAVESGHIGGYSGDVWDPQPAPKDHPWRYMPNQAMTPHISGTTIDAQLRYAAGTKDMLEKYFKGEDFPAQNYIVKDGELAPQYR, encoded by the exons ATGGCGATGCGAAGAATCACCGGAGCGATCAGAGCCTCCTGcgtttcctcctcttcttctggTTATTTTGCCAGACAGTTTCAT GCTTCTTCTGGAGATAGCAAAAAGATTGTTGGAGTTTTCTACAAGGCCAACGAATACGCTTCAAAGAATCCTAACTTCCTTGGCTGCGTCGAGAACGCTTTAGGTATCCGCAACTGGCTTGAATCACAAGGTCATCACTACATCGTCACTGACGACAAAGAAGGTCCAAATTGCG AGCTTGAGAAGCATATCCCAGACCTTCACGTCCTAATATCCACCCCCTTCCACCCGGCTTACGTCACCGCCGAGAGAATCAAGAAGGCCAAGAACCTTCAGCTTCTCCTCACGGCCGGTATTGGATCCGACCACATCGATCTGCAGGCGGCTGCGGCTGCTGGACTGACCGTGGCTGAAGTCACGGGAAGCAACGTTGTCTCCGTGGCAGAAGACGAGCTGATGAGGATCTTGATCCTCATGCGCAACTTCGTTCCGGGGTACAACCAAGTCGTGAATGGAGAGTGGAACGTGGCAGGCATTGCTTACAGAGCGTACGATCTGGAAGGCAAGACAGTTGGAACTGTGGGAGCTGGTAGAATCGGGAAGCTACTGCTACAGAGGCTGAAGCCGTTCGGGtgcaacttgttgtaccatgacAGGCTTCAGATGGGACCGGAGATGGAGAAGGAAACTGGTGCTAAGTATGTTGAGAGTCTTGATGAGATGCTTCCTAAATGCGATGTTGTAGTCGTCAACACTCCTCTCACGGAGAAGACAAG AGGAATGTTTAACAAGGAGATGATAGGGAAAATGAAGAAAGGCGTTTTGATTGTGAACAACGCGAGAGGAGCCATCATGGATAGGCAAGCGGTGGTGGAGGCGGTTGAGAGCGGACACATCGGAGGGTACAGCGGAGACGTGTGGGACCCGCAGCCAGCGCCTAAGGACCATCCATGGCGTTACATGCCGAACCAAGCCATGACTCCTCACATCTCTGGCACCACCATTGATGCCCAG CTACGATATGCGGCGGGGACAAAAGACATGTTGGAGAAGTATTTCAAGGGAGAGGACTTCCCTGCTCAGAACTACATCGTCAAGGATGGTGAGCTTGCTCCTCAATACAGGTAA